From Euwallacea similis isolate ESF13 chromosome 11, ESF131.1, whole genome shotgun sequence, the proteins below share one genomic window:
- the LOC136411975 gene encoding transmembrane protein 104 homolog → MPQTDQYSPLVGLIYVFNLIVGTGALTLPAAFQAAGWLFGTIAIAILCFVSFITATFVIESMACANATIQWRKIQEHKVDESEDPLHTDSDPENSTEETAILVNRTRHYYTLNKKVELGEIASLYLPKTGHMLFFIFLCIYLFGDLSIYVAASGKTIVNLSCKSSNNTENFTEFCWENSEITKMDMYRIYVALFGILVGPFTYFNLQKTKYLQMFTISIRWVAFSIMLTLASLRLMEYGQQGHPSAVNLAEVPALAGSSVYSFMCHHSLPGLIAPFSSKLKLSKKISIDFLIICTFYLVVCLTGSFAFETIDVLYSLNFMPASDAGFFMKTIGMFLAIFPLFPMATSFPIIAITMQGNLKHLFFDPLTLERRGFVVKRLLFPSLAIFPPIITALSTHNLKGLVEITGSYIGVVVQYLIPAFLVWKARQQCRGHFGFYSQKYASPFKHHGWLLFVVIWAAICIVFVTVDLIINH, encoded by the exons ATGCCACAAACAGACCAGTATTCTCCATTG GTAGGCTTAATTTATGTGTTCAACTTGATTGTTGGCACAGGGGCCCTAACCCTTCCTGCTGCTTTCCAAGCAGCAGGCTGGCTTTTCGGCACCATTGCCATTGCCATCCTGTGTTTCGTCAGCTTCATTACAGCCACTTTTGTCATTGAGAGTATGGCATGTGCCAATGCCACAATTCAATGGAGAAAAATTCAAGAACACAAAGTTGAT gAAAGTGAAGATCCTCTTCACACAGACTCAGACCCTGAAAACAGCACTGAAGAGACTGCCATCTTGGTAAACCGCACTCGCCATTATTACaccttaaacaaaaaagtagAATTAGGTGAAATTGCTTCATTGTACCTGCCAAAAACGGGCCATATGctattctttattttcttatgcATTTACCTTTTTGGCGACCTTTCAATTTACGTGGCAGCCTCCGGAAAGACAATCGTAAATCTCAGCTGTAAATCGTCAAATAACACCGAAAACTTTACTGAGTTTTGCTGGGAAAACTCGGAGATAACTAAGATGGACATGTATCGTATTTATGTAGCTCTGTTTGGGATCCTTGTAGGGCCCTTTACTTACTTCAATCTTCAAAAGACAAAGTATTTGCAAATGTTTACTATAAGTATAAGGTGGGTCGCATTTAGTATAATGCTTACTTTGGCTAGTTTAAGATTAATGGAATATGGCCAGCAGGGCCATCCCAGTGCAGTTAATTTGGCTGAAGTGCCTGCTTTAGCTGGTTCTAGTGTATATAGTTTCATGTGCCACCACTCCTTGCCAGGGCTCATAGCCCCGTTTAGCAGCAAACTTAAACTAAGCAAGAAAATTAGCATTGATTTTCTGATAATTTGTACCTTTTACTTAGTGGTGTGTCTCACAGGATCCTTTGCGTTTGAAACTATTGATGTATTATATTCCTTAAACTTCATGCCTGCTAGTGACGCAGGTTTCTTTATGAAAACCATCGGGATGTTCTTGGCAATTTTCCCTTTATTCCCAATGGCCACAAGCTTTCCCATAATAGCTATTACCATGCAAGGCAATTTAAAACATCTCTTCTTCGACCCCCTCACGCTGGAAAGACGTGGGTTCGTTGTTAAGCGATTGCTTTTTCCCAGTTTGGCGATCTTCCCCCCAATTATAACCGCCCTCTCCACGCACAACCTTAAAGGACTGGTGGAAATTACGGGCTCTTACATCGGAGTTGTCGTTCAGTACCTAATACCGGCGTTCTTAGTATGGAAGGCCAGGCAGCAATGCAGGGGACACTTTGGGTTTTACTCGCAAAAATATGCTAGTCCCTTTAAACATCACGGATGGTTGCTATTTGTTGTTATATGGGCTGCTATTTGTATTGTGTTCGTTACTgtagatttaattattaatcattag
- the LOC136412012 gene encoding zinc carboxypeptidase-like: MKNLVIVIVAAAVTQIVAEKLRFDNYTLYRITPTTKKLVEALRHIEEEAYLTGYNFFSEVGIENIPVDILVPPEQIQKFRDDILEQPDVKSELLNENIQEAIDAEGVRPASKANTFGWTSYHTLDEINAFLRNTAFANGGSVTLLQGGQTYQGREILGVKLDIGSQTGKQSIFIEANIHAREWITSAVATYLINELLYSTEPEIRELAQGYVWYIFPVTNPDGFVHSHTNNRLWRKTRTPYSVLCYGADPNRNWPYQWMTGGASNQPCSDTYAGPSPLSEESTRTLSDFIDSVGEELVAYISFHSYSQMLLLPYGHTTAHLDNYDEMLAIGRQAITDLSRRYGTQYVVGNIAEIIYVASGGSMDTVKNKFQTPIAYTYELRDRGQNGFVLPASEIIPTSIETIDSLVSIFKSYRARHG; encoded by the exons ATGAAGAATTTGGTGATTGTAATTGTGGCAGCGGCTGTGACTCAGATCGTAGCAGAAAAGCTTCGTTTTGACAATTATACTTTGTACCGTATTACACCCACAACGAAGAAACTCGTGGAGGCTCTTCGTCACATTGAGGAAGAAGCTTACCTTACCGGTTACAATTTCTTCTC TGAAGTGGGCATAGAAAATATCCCAGTGGACATTTTGGTGCCTCCCGAGCAAATCcaaaaattcagagatgaTATTTTGGAACAGCCCGACGTAAAGAGCGAGTTGCTCAATGAGAATATTCAAGAGGCTATCGACGCCGAGGGGGTCAGACCCGCTTCCAAAGCTAACACTTTTGGGTGGACCAGCTACCATACCTTGGACGAG ATTAATGCGTTCCTTCGAAACACTGCATTCGCTAATGGGGGCAGCGTGACTCTTCTCCAAGGTGGACAGACATATCAAGGGCGAGAAATTCTAGGTGTAAAGCTGGACATTGGTTCCCAAACTGGAAAGCAATCCATCTTCATTGAAGCGAACATTCATGCCAGAGAATG GATCACGTCTGCTGTGGCCACTTACCTAATCAACGAGCTGCTCTATAGCACCGAGCCAGAAATCCGTGAACTCGCCCAAGGTTACGTTTGGTATATTTTCCCCGTTACCAACCCCGATGGTTTTGTTCACTCGCACACCAAT AACCGCCTCTGGAGGAAAACTCGTACACCCTACAGCGTGCTTTGCTACGGAGCCGATCCCAACCGTAACTGGCCTTACCAATGGATGACCGGTGGTGCCTCCAACCAGCCTTGCTCCGACACCTACGCTGGACCTAGTCCTCTCTCTGAAGAGTCTACTCGCACTTTGTCCGACTTCATCGATAGCGTTGGCGAAGAACTGGTTGCTTACATCAGTTTCCACTCTTACTCCCAAATGCTGTTGCTTCCTTATGGACATACAACCGCGCATTTGGATAATTACGATGAAATG TTGGCAATTGGCAGACAGGCTATTACAGACTTGTCCCGAAGGTATGGAACTCAGTATGTGGTCGGAAACATCGCTGAGATTATTT ACGTAGCCAGTGGTGGTAGCATGGATACCGTAAAGAACAAGTTCCAAACCCCGATCGCCTACACTTACGAGCTTCGTGACAGGGGCCAGAATGGCTTTGTCCTGCCAGCTTCCGAGATTATACCCACTAGTATCGAGACTATTGATTCTTtggtttcaattttcaaatcttaCAGAGCTCGTCATGGTTAG